One stretch of Arthrobacter polaris DNA includes these proteins:
- a CDS encoding DNA polymerase III subunit delta': protein MSVWVDLQXQDSVVAQLRRAAQSXQPTHAWLLTGPPGSGRSNAALAFAAALVCERPELVARGCGICKACHTTMSGTNADVTFIATEXXTITIEEARSLVRKAHDSPSSARWRVMIVGDADRMAERTTNVLLKAIEEPPPRTIWILCAPSPADVLVTIRSRCRTLTLRLPPVADVAALLVRRDGVDPELALNAARAAQSHIGIARRLATDAGAXERRDATVRLPLNLRDVTTAVQAAASLLALAQAEAGSSNEERDAAEKATLLVNLGAPXTGTLPPSLRSQVRALEEDQXRRAKRSVTDHLDRALTDLLSFXRDVLVLQLDARAGSGIEGASVELVNEPLRAALEEFAARTRPEATLERMDAINAVRRRLTTTNVAPLLALEAMAVSLL, encoded by the coding sequence ATGAGTGTCTGGGTGGATCTTCAGNGGCAGGACTCCGTGGTGGCGCAGCTTCGCCGCGCGGCCCAATCCCNNCAACCTACGCATGCCTGGCTCTTGACGGGTCCTCCGGGTTCTGGCCGCTCCAACGCAGCGTTGGCGTTTGCTGCTGCACTGGTGTGTGAGCGCCCGGAATTAGTGGCCCGCGGCTGCGGCATTTGCAAGGCTTGCCACACCACTATGAGCGGCACCAATGCTGATGTCACTTTTATCGCCACCGAANAANCCACCATCACTATCGAAGAAGCACGCTCCTTGGTGCGCAAAGCCCATGACAGTCCGTCCTCAGCCCGCTGGCGCGTGATGATTGTTGGCGACGCCGACAGGATGGCTGAGCGCACTACCAACGTGCTACTCAAAGCCATCGAGGAGCCACCACCGCGGACCATCTGGATTTTGTGCGCGCCGAGTCCGGCAGATGTCCTTGTCACCATCCGCTCACGTTGCCGCACCCTGACCCTGCGGCTACCTCCTGTGGCCGATGTTGCAGCCTTATTGGTGCGCCGCGACGGTGTGGACCCAGAGCTGGCTCTCAACGCAGCCCGCGCCGCGCAAAGTCATATTGGTATTGCCCGGCGCCTGGCTACAGACGCCGGAGCCNGGGAACGCCGCGATGCCACGGTGCGCCTGCCGCTGAACCTGCGTGATGTCACCACAGCCGTCCAGGCCGCTGCGTCCTTGCTGGCGCTTGCTCAGGCCGAGGCTGGCTCCTCCAATGAGGAGCGCGACGCCGCTGAGAAGGCCACGCTGTTAGTGAACTTGGGTGCACCGNAGACAGGGACGTTGCCGCCTTCTCTGCGCAGTCAGGTCCGGGCTTTGGAAGAGGACCAANAGCGCCGGGCCAAGCGCTCGGTGACGGACCATCTGGACCGCGCCCTGACAGATCTGCTCTCCTTTNACCGGGATGTGCTGGTACTGCAGCTCGATGCCCGGGCAGGCTCCGGCATCGAGGGTGCATCGGTGGAGCTTGTCAACGAACCGCTGCGTGCTGCGCTGGAAGAATTTGCCGCTCGCACCCGTCCCGAAGCCACTCTTGAACGCATGGATGCCATCAATGCCGTGCGCCGCCGGCTCACCACCACCAATGTTGCCCCGCTGCTGGCCCTTGAAGCCATGGCCGTCAGCCTGCTCTAA
- a CDS encoding PhzF family phenazine biosynthesis protein, with amino-acid sequence MAQHQPRHGSPERSHYDSGRFPVILQLAAFADGPGGGNVAGVILDAAGLNEAQMQETARRLGHSETAFVTTPVDAHRRATIRXYFSPGAEVPFCGHATVATAVALAQRHGPGTFELMTLAGEIVVATQATEHGMLASFTSVEPAVTEIAPAVLKRLLSXLALRPDSLDPAYPPRLAAAGNTHPVLVMANQEEFNSFNFDAXALRLLMDEQGWAGTVTVLWAASAAEFQARNLFPVGDIREDPATGSAAAATGAYLRALGAVELPATVLIRQGRHVGRPSLLTVVIPATGGIKVSGTASHIS; translated from the coding sequence ATGGCGCAGCATCAGCCGCGCCACGGGTCCCCTGAACGGAGCCACTATGACAGCGGACGCTTTCCTGTAATTCTCCAGCTTGCAGCGTTCGCAGACGGCCCCGGCGGTGGCAACGTGGCCGGTGTGATCCTTGATGCTGCGGGTTTGAATGAGGCGCAGATGCAAGAAACTGCACGGCGGCTGGGACATTCCGAAACCGCCTTCGTCACCACACCCGTGGATGCGCACCGGCGGGCAACCATCAGGTNNTATTTCTCCCCTGGGGCGGAAGTCCCCTTCTGCGGCCATGCAACGGTGGCCACGGCGGTGGCATTGGCCCAACGGCACGGCCCAGGAACATTCGAACTCATGACCTTGGCTGGTGAAATTGTGGTGGCGACCCAAGCAACGGAGCATGGCATGCTGGCTTCCTTCACCAGTGTGGAGCCGGCGGTGACGGAGATTGCTCCGGCCGTGCTGAAGCGTTTGCTCTCCNTGCTGGCGCTGCGCCCAGACAGCCTTGATCCGGCGTATCCGCCGCGGCTGGCCGCTGCCGGAAACACGCATCCAGTGCTGGTGATGGCCAACCAGGAGGAGTTTAATTCCTTCAATTTCGATGCCNCCGCCCTGCGCTTACTCATGGACGAGCAGGGATGGGCGGGCACCGTGACAGTACTGTGGGCTGCTTCCGCTGCTGAATTTCAAGCCCGGAACCTGTTCCCGGTAGGGGATATTAGGGAGGATCCGGCCACAGGTTCTGCAGCGGCCGCAACGGGAGCCTATCTGCGGGCGCTTGGCGCCGTGGAGCTGCCAGCGACAGTGTTAATCCGGCAGGGCCGGCATGTGGGCAGGCCCAGCCTTCTCACAGTGGTGATTCCCGCTACTGGTGGCATCAAGGTCAGCGGAACCGCCTCCCACATTAGCTAG
- a CDS encoding DUF2516 family protein, producing MEFLILVALGLLALGIQLWALSDCLRTSAADFERTDKRTKTFWTALTAGATFFGFLYLIGPVLTLTVPPLGMGMLLSLGGVTAAGVYLADVRPRLAELRGRGRGQQNRGSSW from the coding sequence GTGGAATTTCTCATCCTTGTGGCTTTAGGCTTACTGGCGTTGGGTATTCAATTGTGGGCACTGAGCGATTGCCTGCGCACTTCGGCAGCAGATTTTGAGCGTACGGACAAGCGAACCAAGACGTTTTGGACTGCGCTCACGGCAGGTGCAACGTTCTTTGGTTTCTTGTATCTCATTGGGCCAGTACTCACGCTCACGGTGCCGCCCCTGGGAATGGGTATGCTTCTGAGCCTTGGCGGGGTCACCGCCGCCGGTGTCTACCTGGCCGATGTTCGCCCTAGGCTGGCTGAACTTCGTGGCCGTGGCCGGGGCCAGCAAAACCGCGGATCTTCCTGGTAG
- the tmk gene encoding dTMP kinase, translating into MTHSLAPEPGFFIAFEGGDGAGKSTQAALLTHALSDAGRTVLRTREPGGTXVGEXLRSLVLEHGQGEIDAKTEALIFAAARAAHASQVIAPAMARGEVVISDRYADSSIAYQGAGRGLGTEAVVQLNDWATNSLWPDLTVLLDVTPAEGRDRRTAGDAAEDRLESEPDHFHATIRTAFXELASAHPKRYLVLSANAAVPEIAQAIAERVMALLAGTGRA; encoded by the coding sequence GTGACTCATTCCTTAGCCCCGGAGCCGGGCTTCTTCATAGCATTTGAGGGCGGCGACGGTGCCGGAAAATCCACCCAAGCTGCACTGCTCACTCATGCCCTATCCGACGCAGGACGAACAGTTTTGCGGACCCGTGAACCAGGTGGCACCNCCGTGGGTGAANAACTGCGCTCATTGGTGCTTGAGCACGGTCAGGGCGAGATTGATGCCAAGACCGAGGCGCTGATCTTTGCTGCCGCCCGGGCCGCTCATGCAAGCCAAGTGATTGCCCCTGCCATGGCGCGCGGCGAGGTTGTCATCAGCGATAGGTACGCCGATTCCTCCATTGCCTACCAAGGCGCGGGCCGTGGGTTGGGTACCGAGGCTGTTGTCCAACTCAACGACTGGGCCACGAATAGTCTCTGGCCGGACCTCACCGTACTCCTTGATGTGACTCCCGCAGAGGGCCGAGACCGGCGCACTGCAGGCGATGCCGCAGAGGACAGGCTGGAATCAGAACCAGATCACTTCCACGCCACCATTCGTACGGCCTTTNTGGAGTTGGCCAGCGCGCATCCAAAGCGTTACTTGGTGTTATCAGCCAACGCTGCCGTGCCCGAAATTGCCCAGGCCATTGCAGAGCGCGTCATGGCACTCCTGGCTGGAACCGGGCGCGCATGA
- a CDS encoding alpha/beta hydrolase → MPAGNVPRRHRXRLLLTAAAGIAALLLSSCSVLAPDAPVKTSASAEVVXEVPANLGHFXTQAVTWTSCNGGFQCAEVEVPMNYAKPXKESIKLAVTRLPASGKRLGAMLINPGGPGGSGFDMVKDGAKXYFSAKLRGAYDIVGFDPRGVQRSAGVKCLDDTQMDAARQVDFNLSTDAGFAAAETETKDQTALCQXNSGPDLAYIDTVSSARDMDILRAVVGDPQLNYMGFSYGTKLGATYASLFPARVGKFSLDGALDPALDIDQVSMGQAVGFENALRSWAAHCLGSTDCPVTGTVDEAMKQIQDLQAVYTTTPQQTPEGRVVTGTEFTGALAFGMYSTDLWAPLTXALKQAFAGDASGMLMLADFSADRNSDGKYNSNTAAAFTAINCLDYPMDWDLAHMRQQADLLKKAAXTFGELLAYSALSCKYWPFPATGSPAXIAASGAGPILVVGTTGDPATPYSWAQALAKELDSGVLLTWKGEGHTAYGRSNECITSTVDAYFVDGKVPAKGITC, encoded by the coding sequence ATGCCTGCCGGAAACGTACCACGGCGTCACCGCNCCCGCCTGTTGCTCACCGCTGCAGCAGGTATTGCTGCGCTGCTGCTGAGCTCATGCTCAGTGTTGGCCCCTGATGCACCTGTGAAGACGTCGGCCTCGGCAGAGGTTGTGNGGGAAGTGCCAGCAAACCTGGGGCACTTTNACACTCAGGCGGTGACGTGGACTTCATGCAACGGCGGCTTCCAATGCGCCGAGGTGGAAGTGCCCATGAATTATGCCAAACCAANNAAGGAATCCATCAAACTTGCCGTGACACGGTTGCCGGCAAGCGGGAAACGGCTCGGCGCCATGCTGATCAATCCCGGCGGCCCTGGTGGTTCAGGTTTTGACATGGTCAAGGACGGCGCCAAANGCTACTTCTCAGCCAAACTACGCGGCGCCTATGACATTGTCGGTTTTGATCCGCGTGGTGTGCAACGCTCGGCCGGGGTGAAATGTTTGGACGACACCCAGATGGACGCTGCCCGGCAGGTGGATTTTAATCTCTCCACCGACGCCGGATTTGCCGCAGCTGAAACGGAGACCAAGGATCAAACTGCGCTGTGCCAANAGAATTCCGGGCCTGATCTGGCCTATATTGACACCGTGAGTTCTGCCCGCGACATGGACATTTTGCGAGCCGTGGTGGGCGATCCGCAGCTAAATTACATGGGCTTCTCCTACGGCACCAAATTAGGCGCCACCTATGCCAGCTTGTTCCCTGCACGGGTGGGTAAGTTCTCCCTTGACGGGGCACTGGATCCTGCCCTGGACATTGATCAAGTGTCCATGGGTCAGGCCGTCGGCTTTGAAAACGCCCTACGATCCTGGGCCGCACATTGCCTAGGTTCCACCGACTGTCCTGTCACAGGAACTGTTGATGAGGCGATGAAACAGATCCAGGACCTGCAAGCCGTCTACACAACAACACCGCAACAAACCCCTGAAGGCAGGGTAGTGACCGGCACCGAATTCACCGGAGCCTTAGCGTTTGGCATGTACTCCACCGATCTTTGGGCACCGCTGACGNGGGCCTTGAAGCAGGCCTTTGCCGGTGACGCCTCCGGCATGCTGATGTTGGCCGACTTCTCCGCAGACCGTAATTCAGATGGCAAGTACAACTCCAACACTGCTGCCGCCTTCACCGCCATCAACTGCCTTGATTACCCCATGGATTGGGATCTTGCACATATGCGCCAACAGGCAGATTTGCTCAAGAAGGCTGCCNCCACCTTTGGGGAGTTGCTGGCGTACTCAGCGTTGTCGTGCAAGTACTGGCCGTTCCCAGCCACGGGTTCCCCGGCCNCCATTGCCGCTTCTGGAGCTGGCCCCATTCTGGTAGTTGGCACCACCGGTGATCCTGCAACACCGTACTCCTGGGCCCAAGCGTTGGCTAAGGAACTTGACTCTGGCGT
- a CDS encoding PLP-dependent aspartate aminotransferase family protein, with protein sequence MTYQAPDHPPQLSPDTVVVAAGRPPRDHDSPVNPPIVLSSTYVGTGEVVDGDRAYGRYSNPTWDPLEDALAQLEGATLPALIFSSGLAAVSAALSLIPVGGVLVMPTHSYXGALVMAQEQAAKGLFTLRTVDIAHNDSVISALTGAGEKAADMLWLESPTNPMLEVADLHVLCRAAQAVGAIIVTDNTFSTPLVQKPLELGSDIVLHSVTKYLAGHSDVIXGALATSNPELRETLLHYRSIHGAIAGPFEAWLALRGLRTLALRVERSQASALVLAHRLDMHDGVXKVLFPGLPSDPGHIRAKAQMSGFGSILCIEVAGGQAAANAFVEALRVWTPATSLGGVESLIERRRRHANEPETVPANLLRLSVGIENVQDLWADLEQAFTQVAARGSLLGVGWRAGTVISVGVRITRKNFLSPRALACDGQTCKLRGE encoded by the coding sequence ATGACGTACCAAGCGCCCGATCACCCACCCCAGCTCAGCCCCGACACCGTTGTTGTTGCGGCAGGACGGCCNCCGCGCGATCATGACTCTCCCGTGAACCCGCCCATCGTGCTCTCCTCCACCTATGTGGGCACAGGCGAAGTTGTGGATGGAGATAGGGCTTATGGCCGTTACTCCAACCCCACCTGGGATCCGTTGGAAGATGCTTTGGCACAGTTGGAAGGCGCCACGCTCCCTGCCTTGATCTTCAGCTCAGGCCTGGCCGCCGTCTCCGCAGCACTGTCCCTGATCCCTGTGGGCGGCGTGTTGGTCATGCCCACCCATTCCTACCANGGGGCGCTGGTTATGGCGCAGGAACAAGCCGCCAAAGGTTTGTTCACGCTACGAACAGTGGACATTGCCCACAATGACAGCGTCATTTCAGCACTCACCGGCGCAGGGGAGAAAGCCGCGGACATGCTGTGGCTAGAAAGCCCCACCAACCCCATGCTTGAAGTGGCCGACCTGCACGTGTTGTGCCGCGCGGCTCAAGCCGTTGGCGCCATCATCGTCACGGACAACACCTTCTCCACCCCACTGGTGCAGAAACCGTTGGAACTGGGCTCCGACATTGTGCTGCATTCCGTGACCAAATACTTAGCCGGGCACTCGGATGTCATCATNGGGGCGCTGGCCACCTCGAACCCCGAGCTGCGGGAAACCCTGCTGCACTACCGTTCCATCCATGGGGCCATCGCCGGACCGTTCGAAGCCTGGCTGGCTCTGCGCGGGTTGCGCACCTTGGCGCTGCGTGTTGAGCGCTCGCAGGCAAGTGCATTGGTGTTGGCGCACCGTCTTGACATGCACGACGGCGTGGANAAAGTGTTGTTTCCCGGCTTACCTTCTGATCCCGGTCATATCAGGGCCAAAGCACAAATGAGCGGCTTCGGCTCCATCTTGTGCATTGAAGTTGCCGGTGGCCAAGCCGCTGCAAATGCCTTTGTTGAAGCGTTGCGGGTGTGGACTCCGGCCACATCGTTGGGTGGAGTTGAATCACTGATTGAGCGCCGGCGCCGCCACGCTAATGAGCCAGAGACTGTGCCAGCGAATCTGCTGCGCCTGAGCGTGGGCATTGAAAACGTTCAGGATCTCTGGGCGGACCTGGAACAGGCGTTCACGCAGGTGGCCGCCCGGGGTAGCTTGCTGGGTGTTGGTTGGAGGGCAGGGACTGTGATTTCTGTAGGAGTGCGGATAACTAGGAAGAATTTTCTCAGTCCGCGGGCACTCGCCTGTGATGGGCAAACCTGTAAGCTTAGGGGTGAATGA